The Christiangramia forsetii KT0803 DNA segment GATATATAGAATAATCAAATATGGACCAACCGGCAATAAAAACAGACAAGGAAATAATTGTAGTAAGTGGCAGTAGTGGCCTTATTGGTACAACTCTCATCAACAAACTGGCAGAAAAATACCTTATAATCGGGCTGGACAATATAGGATATCCTTTTCCGCCCATTACAGCAGAATGTGTATGTATCGATATCACTTCTGATGAAAGTATGGAAAATGCTTTTGAACGAATACGTTTTGCCTACGGAAATAAAATTGCCTCAGTAATACATCTTGCTGCGTACTATGATTTTTCAGGGGAACCCAGTCCCCTCTATCAAAAAATCACGGTGGAAGGTACAGAACGCCTCTTAAAGGTTCTACAGGGGTTTGAAGTTGAGCAATTTGTCTTTTCCAGTAGCTTGCTGGTGTATGATTCAACTAAACCCGGCATTGACATAACAGAAGAATCCCCGGTGAACCCAAAATGGGATTATCCTCAATCCAAAGTTGATACCGAAAAAATACTCCGTTCTAAAAGAGGTGATATTCCGGTCATGAATTTGAGGATAGCCGGAGTTTACAGCGATGAGGGTGACTCAATCCCTATTACCAACCAAATTCAGCGTATATACGAAAACCAGTTGACCAGTCATTTTTACCCCGGTAAATTTGACCGCGGAAACCCCTATGTTCACCTGGAGGATCTTATTACAGGTTTAATTAAAGCAATAGAAAAAAGGAAAGAATTCTCAGGGATGACCACCATTAACCTGGGCGAGCCCGAAACAATGAGCTTTATTGAGCTACAAAATGAAATTGCATGTTTACTTTTTAATAAAGAATGGAAAACTTATAAGATCCCAAATTTCGTAGCAAAAACCGGAGCCTGGGTACAGGATCTTTTTGGGGATTCCTTTATTAAACCCTGGATGGTCGATTTAACAGATGAGCATATGCAACTGGATATAAGCCGGGCCAATAAATTGCTGGATTGGGAGCCAAAACATAGACTAAAGAATAGCCTGCCTAAGATTATTGAGAATTTAAAGGATCATCCTGTAAAATGGTATAAAGGAAATGATCTCAAATTACCATCAAAACTTAAAGAAAAATAAATTCCATCCACGCTAAACAACTAACCATATGACTAACGACCAGGAATCAGGAAAAATGGGAAAACGCGGAGTTTCACGACCTATGGCCCAAATGGATATGAATTCTTCTAATGGGCATGAAAATCAGCATAACAAGATGGATGATTCCCAGCGGGACAAAATGCTCAAAATGCATCATAAGCAGACCCTTTGGGTTTATTGGTCCCTAATCTTGCTTGGCGTTTGGATGATTGCTTCCCCACTTACTTTTGATTATGGGAAAAATATAGTGGAACCCAGCGGTGGCAGGGATGTTTGGTTATCCCTTGCCGATAGGATTACCGCTATGCGATGGAGTGATATAATTAGTGGGGTTTTGTTGATTTTCTTCGGATGGCGTGCCCTCAGACCAAATAGGCCATATAGTGTTTGGATGGCCTGTTTCATAGGGATATGGATTAGTATGGCGCCACTTATATTTTGGGCCCCCACGGCAGTAGCTTATTATAACGGCACCATGGTAGGTGCCCTGATTATTGCCCTGACGATCCTTATCCCCGGGATGCCCAATATGATAAAGTATATGCATATGGGTGGCGATTTGCCGCCCGGTTGGTCTTACAATCCATCAAGTTGGCCACAGCGGTGGATTATGATTGCGCTGGCATTTGTGGGTTGGGTGGCTTCTCGCTATTTAGGCGCTTTTCAGTTAGGATATGTTGATTATGCCTGGGATCCGTTTTTTGGAGATGGAACCCTGGAAGTGCTAAATTCCGATATGTCACATTCCTGGCCGGTTTCAGATGCTGCGCTGGGAACGTTTGCTTATACCCTGGAATTTTTGATGGGCTTTATGGGGGCCACTTCCCGGTGGCGAACAATGCCCTGGATGGTGACCTTTTTTGGAATTTTGGTAATTCCATTAGGCTTCGTTAGTATATTTTTAGTGGTATCTCAGCCCCTTACCGTGGGCGCCTGGTGTGCCCTTTGTTTATTTACGGCAATAGTGATGCTGCCTATGATCCCATTACAAATTGATGAAGTAATTGCCATGGGGCAACATATGGTCCAACGAAAGAAGAAGGGAGATTCACTATGGAAGGTTTTTTGGAAAGGTGGAGAGGCAATAACACAAAAATCAGACGAACGCTCCCCGGAACTTGCAGAATTTGCAGAAAAGCCGTGGAAGGTATTCAAAGCATCTATATGGGGAATGAGTGCGCCGTGGAAGTTAACGCTATCTACTATTCTTGGTTTAGGATTGATGTTTTATCCTACCGCATTTGGTGTTGATATAGAATCCCCGATGGCCGATCTAAATCATTTGGGAGGTGCATTGGTAGTGGTTGTGGCGGTAGTGGCCATGGCAGAGGTGTTAAGGACCTTCCGTTACCTCAATATAGGAATAGGCCTAGCATTACTTATTATGCCCTGGACAATTTCCGATACAAATATCACGCTTAGCATGCTTACAAGCCTGACCGGTTTTATAGTAATAATGCTTTCCTTTCATAGAGGAGCTATCAGGGAAAATTATGGGTTATGGGATAAGTATATAAAATAGATGGACAACTTTTAAAATATCTGACATGGAGGCTAAGGAACTGGATAGAAGAAAATTTTTAAAATTAGGAAGTACGGGAGCAGCCGTCCTTATTTCCTTTCCTTTTCTGAATGCCTGCAAGGATTCTTCAGCCGAAAATAATAACGATATAAGTGCTGATTTTGAACCGGACCTGGATATTGATCTTACGGCAAAAGAGGTAGAAATTCCTATTCTTGAGGGCAACCCCACAAGGGTCTGGAAATTCGAGGGGAAATTAAATAAAGGAGATTCAGCGGCACTGCAAGAAGATCAAAATAATTATT contains these protein-coding regions:
- a CDS encoding NAD-dependent epimerase/dehydratase family protein, yielding MDQPAIKTDKEIIVVSGSSGLIGTTLINKLAEKYLIIGLDNIGYPFPPITAECVCIDITSDESMENAFERIRFAYGNKIASVIHLAAYYDFSGEPSPLYQKITVEGTERLLKVLQGFEVEQFVFSSSLLVYDSTKPGIDITEESPVNPKWDYPQSKVDTEKILRSKRGDIPVMNLRIAGVYSDEGDSIPITNQIQRIYENQLTSHFYPGKFDRGNPYVHLEDLITGLIKAIEKRKEFSGMTTINLGEPETMSFIELQNEIACLLFNKEWKTYKIPNFVAKTGAWVQDLFGDSFIKPWMVDLTDEHMQLDISRANKLLDWEPKHRLKNSLPKIIENLKDHPVKWYKGNDLKLPSKLKEK
- a CDS encoding vitamin K epoxide reductase family protein, coding for MTNDQESGKMGKRGVSRPMAQMDMNSSNGHENQHNKMDDSQRDKMLKMHHKQTLWVYWSLILLGVWMIASPLTFDYGKNIVEPSGGRDVWLSLADRITAMRWSDIISGVLLIFFGWRALRPNRPYSVWMACFIGIWISMAPLIFWAPTAVAYYNGTMVGALIIALTILIPGMPNMIKYMHMGGDLPPGWSYNPSSWPQRWIMIALAFVGWVASRYLGAFQLGYVDYAWDPFFGDGTLEVLNSDMSHSWPVSDAALGTFAYTLEFLMGFMGATSRWRTMPWMVTFFGILVIPLGFVSIFLVVSQPLTVGAWCALCLFTAIVMLPMIPLQIDEVIAMGQHMVQRKKKGDSLWKVFWKGGEAITQKSDERSPELAEFAEKPWKVFKASIWGMSAPWKLTLSTILGLGLMFYPTAFGVDIESPMADLNHLGGALVVVVAVVAMAEVLRTFRYLNIGIGLALLIMPWTISDTNITLSMLTSLTGFIVIMLSFHRGAIRENYGLWDKYIK